A single window of Salminus brasiliensis chromosome 18, fSalBra1.hap2, whole genome shotgun sequence DNA harbors:
- the adra2db gene encoding alpha-2Db adrenergic receptor, which yields MAEPALAEPNGTSAPRAAPHSRCVSALIILAVALVILVTVVGNALVVAAVQTSRALRAPQHLFLVSLASADILVATLVIPFSLANEVMGYWYFGSTWCALYLALDVLFCTASIAHLCAISLDRYWAVTEAARYNARRTPRRVKAMIATAWFVAALVSFPPLVLTEHDEQVCSLNNDTWYILSSCAVSFFGPGLIMVAVYCRIYRVAKQRAAAVFAAKSSAPRAISRSETWLPRRSGANGTGTGAGNGSGSGGETTCERRRGELDDIDLEESCVSDSARDGGASGARPERVPWACSRAAGLALEEASARRPALSKSRVAQMREKRFTFVLAVVMGVFVLCWFPFFFTYSLHAICRESCTIPDALFNLFFWIGYCNSSVNPIIYTIFNRDFRKAFKKIMCHSASSS from the coding sequence ATGGCGGAGCCCGCGCTGGCGGAGCCGAACGGCACGAGCGCGCCGCGCGCCGCCCCCCACTCGCGCTGCGTGTCCGCGCTCATCATCTTGGCCGTGGCGCTCGTCATCCTCGTGACCGTGGTGGGCAACGCGCTGGTGGTGGCCGCCGTGCAGACGAGCCGCGCTCTACGCGCGCCCCAGCACCTGTTCCTCGTGTCGCTGGCGTCCGCCGACATCCTGGTGGCCACGCTGGTCATCCCGTTCTCCCTGGCCAACGAGGTGATGGGCTACTGGTACTTCGGCAGCACGTGGTGCGCGCTCTACCTGGCGCTGGACGTGCTCTTCTGCACGGCGTCCATCGCGCACCTGTGCGCCATCAGCCTGGACCGCTACTGGGCCGTGACGGAGGCGGCGCGCTACAACGCGAGGCGAACGCCGCGCCGCGTCAAGGCCATGATCGCCACCGCGTGGTTCGTGGCCGCGCTCGTCTCCTTCCCGCCGCTCGTGCTCACCGAGCACGACGAGCAGGTGTGCTCGCTCAACAACGACACGTGGTACATCCTGTCCTCGTGCGCCGTCTCATTCTTCGGCCCGGGCCTCATCATGGTGGCCGTGTACTGCAGGATCTACCGCGTGGCCAAGCAGCGCGCGGCCGCCGTCTTCGCAGCCAAGAGCAGCGCGCCGCGCGCCATCTCGCGCTCCGAGACGTGGCTCCCGCGAAGGAGCGGCGCCAACGGCACCGGCACGGGCGCCGGTAACGGGAGCGGGAGCGGAGGCGAGACCACCTGCGAGAGGCGCCGCGGCGAACTCGACGACATCGACCTGGAGGAGAGCTGCGTGTCCGACAGCGCGCGGGATGGTGGCGCGAGCGGTGCGCGTCCCGAGCGCGTGCCCTGGGCGTGCAGCCGCGCGGCGGGCTTGGCGCTGGAGGAGGCGAGCGCTCGCAGGCCGGCGCTGTCCAAGAGCCGCGTGGCGCAGATGCGCGAGAAGCGCTTCACCTTCGTGCTGGCCGTGGTGATGGGGGTGTTCGTGCTCTGCTGGTTCCCCTTCTTTTTCACCTACAGCCTGCACGCCATCTGCAGGGAGAGCTGCACCATCCCGGACGCGCtcttcaacctcttcttctgGATCGGCTACTGCAACAGCTCGGTCAACCCCATCATCTACACCATCTTCAACAGGGACTTCAGGAAGGCCTTCAAGAAGATCATGTGCCACAGCGCCTCAAGCAGCTGA